In a genomic window of Erinaceus europaeus chromosome 12, mEriEur2.1, whole genome shotgun sequence:
- the CAMKV gene encoding caM kinase-like vesicle-associated protein has product MPFGCVTLGDKKNYNQPSEVTDRYDLGQVIKTEEFCEIFRAKDKTTGKLHTCKKFQKRDGRKVRKAAKNEIGILKMVKHPNILQLVDVFVTRKEYFIFLELATGREVFDWILDQGYYSERDTSNVVRQVLEAVAYLHSLKIVHRNLKLENLVYYNRLKNSKIVISDFHLAKLENGLIKEPCGTPEYLAPEVVGRQRYGRPVDCWAIGVIMYILLSGNPPFYEEVEEDDYENHDKNLFRKILAGDYEFDSPYWDDISQAAKDLVTRLMEVEQDQRITAEEAISHEWISGNAASDKNIKDGVCAQIEKNFARAKWKKAVRVTTLMKRLRAPEQANAAAAQPAPATDTATPGAAGGATAASATPSTAGDAAKNDNVAPADRSATPATDGSTTPATDGSVTPATDGSITPATDGSVTPATDRSATPATDGRATPATEEGTIPAAKAVATPEPALAQPDSTAPGSVTGQAPPASKGEEAAGYVQESQREEAS; this is encoded by the exons ATGCCGTTTGGGTGTGTGACGCTGGGTGACAAGAAGAACTATAACCAGCCATCGGAGGTGACTGACAGATATGATTTGGGACAGGTCATCAAGAC TGAGGAATTCTGTGAGATCTTCCGGGCCAAAGATAAGACAACCGGCAAGCTGCACACCTGTAAGAAGTTTCAGAAGCGGGACGGCCGCAAAGTGCGGAAGGCAGCCAAGAACGAGATAGGCATCCTCAAGAT GGTGAAGCATCCCAACATCCTGCAGCTGGTGGATGTGTTTGTGACCCGCAAGGAGTATTTCATCTTCCTGGAGCT GGCCACGGGGAGGGAGGTGTTTGACTGGATCCTGGACCAGGGCTACTACTCGGAGCGCGACACGAGCAACGTGGTGCGGCAGGTCCTAGAGGCCGTGGCCTACCTGCACTCACTCAAGATTGTACACAGGAATCTCAAG CTGGAGAACCTGGTTTATTATAACCGGCTGAAGAACTCAAAGATTGTCATCAGTGACTTCCACCTGGCCAAGCTAGAGAATGGCCTCATTAAGGAGCCCTGTGGAACCCCAGAGTACCTAG CCCCAGAGGTGGTAGGCCGGCAGCGGTACGGACGTCCTGTGGACTGCTGGGCCATCGGAGTCATCATGTACATTCT GCTCTCAGGGAACCCTCCTTTCTATGAGGAAGTGGAAGAAGATGACTATGAGAACCATGATAAGAATCTCTTCCGTAAGATCCTAGCTGGCGACTATGAGTTTGACTCTCCATACTGGGATGACATTTCTCAGGCGG CCAAAGATCTGGTCACCAGACTGATGGAGGTGGAGCAAGACCAGCGGATCACTGCAGAAGAGGCTATTTCCCATGAGTG GATTTCTGGCAATGCTGCTTCTGATAAGAACATCAAGGATGGTGTCTGTGCCCAGATTGAAAAGAACTTTGCCAGGGCTAAGTGGAAG AAAGCTGTCCGAGTGACCACTCTGATGAAACGGCTCCGGGCGCCGGAGCAGGCTAATGCAGCCGCGGCCCAGCCTGCCCCAGCCACAGACACTGCCACCCCTggggctgcaggtggggccaCAGCTGCGAGTGCCACCCCGTCCACGGCAGGTGATGCTGCAAAGAATGATAATGTAGCCCCCGCAGACCGTAGTGCCACCCCAGCCACAGATGGCAGTACCACTCCAGCCACAGATGGGAGCGTCACCCCTGCCACAGATGGGAGCATCACTCCGGCCACTGATGGGAGTGTCACTCCAGCCACTGATAGGAGTGCTACTCCAGCCACCGATGGGAGAGCCACACCAGCTACAGAAGAGGGCACCATACCGGCTGCCAAGGCAGTTGCCACTCCTGAGCCGGCTTTGGCCCAGCCGGACAGCACAGCCCCAGGGAGTGTGACAGGCCAGGCTCCACCCGCTAGTAAAGGGGAAGAGGCTGCTGGCTATGTCCAGGAGTCTCAGAGGGAGGAGGCCAGCTGA